In one window of Candidatus Methylacidiphilales bacterium DNA:
- a CDS encoding ThuA domain-containing protein has product MSSDRFPHFILVTCWALGLALSPASGQSPTPSAPTPKPPPPPPTPEQLARVDKALPSAPTAKPLKPRRLLVFSRTEGFVHSSIPIGEAMLTRLGSATGAYTAVVSKEMDAFTPESLNSFDAILFLNSTGLKFENPAHRKALLDFVASGRGVAGLHAATDNFPNWPEGQALIGGLFHGHPWGSGDLVAIKLDDPSHVINRAFDGKGFWLKEEIYQMRDPYSREKLRVVASLDMDKPENARPPEKIKRSDNDFPISWIKNEGPGRVFYTSLGHREDIYWVPQIVRHILDGIQFALGDLAADAVPSAKIPSPPLPAPAPADKTTLQEMVDGKKTTTAAASAPAPASTETPADTSIGEDALYQALRAYQFDQPAEPLVQLHQLIRQKKPADRAADEAKLLAVASDPSLNSWSRQSALRMLQLMAGPASVPALEKMAPDSVVCDEAIRLLSWITDPTATEALIRLAGHESEVVRLPALQALRTRPTPEAIRTLSQAAQSAETSTALAAVESLTAIASPQSYQALVSNAKSLSPQATLEAALLTWQQSPQPARDTFAATAAALARKHLASDADTSARLLAAKLLLATEGDKALPELIPLLGGQTPPRLAMALAQDVLTTRTPQALQALAGALPNAIPAAQSALLNAARDLHESAFRPLLLLGTSLPDPALASASLQGLALIGDPQDDAMLLAALNNPAGDATSARRALRMARSPSIIPLLRTSLEQSLQTSTPSILTLLCSILGDRQDREAFPLLLKACESPDDGARAAAFQALATLARPGDLPLFLKISDKARKSAERREWRKALNTTAATHPSPTEAVQLLETALSDPAHPARPDFIGALTLVATPEATARLQNLLASNDANQRKDVLRALSASRSQGAQDLLLQAAESSTAEDEKILALRGALDAIGSREVPADKVPAYRKAWSLAQRQEEKDAILAALRDMPRVRTAVTLLKEIEPPAPAAAPQTSQ; this is encoded by the coding sequence ATGTCCTCCGACCGCTTTCCCCACTTTATCCTGGTCACCTGCTGGGCGCTAGGGCTTGCCCTGTCTCCCGCCAGCGGGCAATCGCCCACACCTTCAGCACCCACGCCCAAACCTCCACCCCCACCCCCCACCCCCGAACAACTGGCCCGGGTGGATAAGGCCCTGCCCTCCGCTCCCACCGCCAAACCCCTGAAACCCCGTCGCCTCCTCGTTTTTTCCCGCACCGAGGGCTTCGTCCATTCGTCCATCCCAATCGGCGAGGCCATGCTCACCCGCCTCGGCTCGGCGACCGGCGCCTACACCGCCGTGGTGAGCAAAGAAATGGATGCCTTCACTCCGGAATCGCTCAACTCATTCGACGCTATCCTCTTCCTGAACAGCACGGGCCTCAAATTCGAGAATCCCGCCCACCGCAAAGCCCTGCTCGACTTCGTCGCCTCCGGCAGGGGCGTCGCCGGTCTCCATGCCGCAACCGACAACTTCCCCAACTGGCCGGAAGGCCAGGCCCTCATCGGCGGTCTCTTCCATGGCCACCCCTGGGGCTCCGGCGACCTTGTCGCCATCAAACTCGATGATCCCTCACACGTCATCAACCGCGCCTTCGACGGAAAAGGCTTTTGGCTCAAGGAAGAAATCTATCAAATGCGCGATCCCTACAGCCGGGAGAAGCTCCGGGTGGTTGCCAGTCTCGACATGGACAAACCGGAAAACGCCCGGCCCCCGGAAAAAATCAAGCGCAGCGACAACGACTTTCCCATCAGTTGGATCAAGAATGAGGGCCCGGGCCGCGTCTTCTACACCTCCCTCGGACACCGCGAGGACATCTACTGGGTCCCGCAAATTGTCCGCCATATCCTCGACGGCATCCAGTTCGCCCTCGGGGATCTGGCCGCGGACGCCGTGCCCTCGGCCAAAATCCCATCCCCGCCACTCCCCGCCCCGGCCCCGGCCGACAAAACCACGCTGCAAGAAATGGTAGACGGAAAAAAAACCACCACTGCAGCTGCATCTGCACCTGCCCCGGCCTCCACCGAAACTCCCGCCGACACCTCCATCGGGGAGGACGCGCTTTACCAAGCACTCAGGGCCTACCAGTTCGACCAACCCGCCGAACCCCTCGTCCAGTTGCACCAACTCATCCGGCAGAAAAAACCCGCGGACCGTGCCGCCGATGAAGCCAAACTGCTCGCCGTCGCCAGCGACCCATCCCTCAACTCCTGGTCCCGCCAATCCGCCCTGCGCATGCTCCAGCTCATGGCCGGCCCGGCCTCCGTGCCCGCCTTGGAAAAAATGGCCCCGGATTCCGTCGTCTGCGATGAGGCTATCCGGTTGCTATCTTGGATCACCGACCCCACAGCCACCGAGGCCCTGATCCGCCTTGCTGGCCATGAATCCGAGGTCGTGCGCCTGCCCGCCCTCCAGGCCCTCCGCACCCGCCCGACTCCGGAGGCCATTCGAACCCTTTCCCAAGCGGCACAGTCCGCGGAAACGTCCACTGCATTGGCCGCCGTGGAAAGCCTCACCGCCATCGCCTCCCCCCAGTCGTATCAAGCACTGGTCTCCAACGCGAAATCCCTCTCCCCCCAAGCCACCCTCGAAGCCGCCCTCCTCACCTGGCAGCAGAGCCCTCAACCCGCCCGGGACACGTTCGCCGCAACAGCCGCCGCCCTGGCCCGGAAACACCTCGCGTCCGATGCCGATACCTCTGCGCGGTTGCTGGCCGCCAAACTGCTTTTGGCCACAGAGGGTGACAAAGCCCTGCCCGAACTGATTCCCTTGCTCGGCGGCCAAACCCCGCCCCGTCTGGCCATGGCCTTGGCCCAAGACGTCCTGACCACCCGCACCCCCCAAGCCCTCCAAGCCTTGGCCGGTGCGCTTCCCAACGCCATTCCCGCCGCCCAATCCGCCCTTCTCAATGCCGCCCGCGATCTCCATGAATCCGCCTTCCGTCCCCTCCTCCTCCTCGGCACCTCCCTCCCCGATCCGGCGCTCGCTTCGGCCAGCCTCCAGGGACTGGCCCTGATCGGCGATCCCCAGGATGACGCGATGCTGCTCGCCGCATTGAACAACCCGGCGGGCGACGCAACATCCGCCCGACGCGCCCTGCGTATGGCCCGGTCTCCATCCATCATCCCGCTGCTCCGCACCAGTCTGGAGCAATCCCTGCAAACAAGCACACCGTCAATTCTAACACTGCTCTGCTCCATTCTCGGCGACCGACAGGACCGGGAGGCCTTTCCCCTCCTGCTGAAGGCCTGCGAATCCCCGGACGACGGCGCACGCGCCGCAGCCTTCCAGGCCCTGGCCACCCTGGCCCGTCCCGGCGATCTCCCGCTCTTTCTAAAAATCTCCGACAAGGCCCGCAAATCAGCAGAGCGCCGCGAATGGCGCAAAGCGCTCAACACCACTGCCGCCACCCACCCTTCCCCGACCGAAGCAGTCCAACTCCTGGAAACCGCGTTGTCCGACCCGGCCCATCCAGCACGCCCGGATTTCATCGGCGCCCTCACCCTGGTCGCCACCCCGGAAGCCACAGCCCGGTTGCAAAACCTCCTGGCATCCAATGACGCCAACCAGCGCAAGGATGTCCTGCGCGCCCTTTCGGCCTCGCGCAGCCAGGGTGCCCAGGACCTGCTCCTGCAAGCCGCGGAATCATCCACCGCCGAGGATGAAAAAATCCTCGCCCTGCGCGGCGCCCTTGATGCCATCGGCAGCCGAGAAGTACCCGCCGATAAGGTCCCGGCCTACCGCAAGGCCTGGAGCCTGGCCCAACGCCAGGAAGAAAAGGACGCCATCCTCGCCGCCTTGCGCGATATGCCCCGGGTACGCACGGCGGTCACACTCCTGAAGGAAATCGAACCTCCCGCACCTGCGGCGGCTCCGCAAACCTCACAATAA
- a CDS encoding Gfo/Idh/MocA family oxidoreductase, giving the protein MNSAQPGSHASSPLTRRDFLGYSTGAALTLATTPSLFSITPPDGAKPLRLALVGFGAQGRVLAEAIVKVPGIQVVALCDIWDYAREYGRRFFKSNGTETNGYRDLEELLAKEKDLDAAIVATPDVFHAPHTIACLQAGLHVYCEKMMSNTVEGARSMVQAMKTTGRLLQIGHQRRSNPRYLVARNRLLLEARITGRLTAAHAQWNRAVSEDLGWPKKAAIPDDVLKHYGFPDMHTFRNWRWFKKFGGGPLSDLGAHQIDILSWFFDRLPSTVIASGGSDYYKNHEWFDNAMVIYEYPLPEGTARAFYQVQTTTSSGGGYFEQFMGTEGTLKISENPNLTVIYREASAPSWEEWVRKNYLRVNAAPAPDPDAKVDARETAALATYKLPVVTNKAIHQYHLENFFQSIRGKATLNCPSDEAFRSEYPIFKAIEAVETRQLVQIQEPSV; this is encoded by the coding sequence ATGAACTCCGCCCAACCCGGCTCCCACGCTTCCTCCCCTCTCACCCGCCGCGACTTCCTCGGCTATTCCACCGGAGCCGCCCTCACCCTGGCCACCACCCCGTCCCTCTTCTCCATCACCCCCCCGGATGGCGCCAAGCCCCTCCGCCTCGCCCTGGTCGGCTTCGGCGCCCAGGGCCGCGTCCTGGCCGAGGCCATCGTCAAAGTCCCGGGCATCCAGGTCGTTGCCCTCTGCGACATCTGGGACTATGCCCGTGAATACGGGCGGCGCTTCTTCAAATCCAACGGCACCGAAACCAACGGATACCGCGACCTGGAAGAATTGCTGGCCAAAGAAAAAGACCTGGACGCCGCCATCGTCGCTACCCCCGATGTTTTCCATGCCCCCCACACCATCGCCTGTCTTCAAGCGGGGTTGCATGTTTACTGCGAAAAGATGATGTCCAACACCGTCGAGGGGGCCCGCAGTATGGTCCAGGCGATGAAGACCACCGGGCGATTGCTCCAGATCGGCCACCAGCGGCGGAGCAACCCACGATACCTCGTGGCCCGCAACCGCCTTCTCTTGGAAGCCCGCATCACCGGCCGCTTGACTGCCGCCCACGCCCAATGGAACCGCGCCGTCTCCGAGGACCTCGGCTGGCCGAAAAAAGCCGCCATTCCCGACGACGTGCTCAAGCACTACGGCTTTCCCGACATGCACACCTTCCGCAACTGGCGTTGGTTCAAAAAGTTTGGCGGCGGTCCGCTCTCCGACCTCGGGGCCCACCAAATTGACATCCTCAGTTGGTTCTTTGACCGCCTGCCCAGCACCGTCATCGCCAGTGGCGGCAGTGACTACTACAAAAACCACGAGTGGTTCGACAATGCCATGGTCATTTACGAATACCCGCTGCCCGAGGGCACGGCCCGTGCGTTCTACCAGGTACAGACCACCACCAGTTCCGGTGGCGGCTACTTCGAACAATTCATGGGCACCGAGGGCACACTCAAAATCTCGGAAAACCCCAACCTCACGGTGATCTACCGTGAAGCATCCGCCCCTTCGTGGGAGGAATGGGTGCGCAAGAACTATCTCCGCGTCAACGCCGCCCCGGCCCCCGACCCCGACGCCAAAGTGGACGCCCGCGAAACCGCCGCACTCGCCACCTACAAGCTTCCCGTGGTCACCAACAAGGCCATCCACCAATACCACCTGGAAAACTTCTTCCAAAGCATCCGCGGCAAGGCCACTCTCAATTGCCCCTCCGACGAGGCCTTCCGCAGTGAATACCCCATTTTCAAAGCCATCGAGGCGGTGGAAACCCGCCAGTTGGTCCAAATCCAAGAACCCTCCGTTTGA
- a CDS encoding discoidin domain-containing protein produces MKTTPIPSIPSIPTLLLAILALSLGPTRLPAADKVPLVTELPKPLIIGTPVPMKVENLEAPRSGKRPDFLVPATAKNLALKKPVTSSDPQPLLGDPELVTDGDKDGAEGSYVELAKGTQWVQIDLGSPAEINALLVWHFHAQARVYYGVVVQVSNDPDFISGVTTVFNNDIKNVTGKGAGKDPTYVETYEGRLIDAKGVKGRYVRLYSQGNTANAMNHYIEVEVWGTPAN; encoded by the coding sequence ATGAAAACCACCCCCATCCCATCCATCCCATCGATTCCCACCCTCCTCCTCGCCATCCTCGCGCTCTCCCTTGGCCCCACCCGGCTGCCCGCCGCCGACAAGGTCCCGCTGGTCACCGAATTGCCCAAGCCCCTCATCATCGGAACTCCGGTGCCCATGAAGGTGGAGAACCTTGAAGCCCCCCGCAGCGGCAAACGCCCCGATTTCCTCGTCCCGGCCACCGCCAAAAACCTCGCCCTCAAAAAACCCGTCACCAGCAGCGACCCCCAACCGCTCCTCGGCGATCCCGAACTGGTGACCGACGGCGACAAGGACGGAGCCGAAGGCAGCTACGTCGAACTGGCCAAGGGCACCCAATGGGTTCAGATCGATCTCGGCAGCCCGGCCGAGATCAACGCCCTCCTTGTGTGGCACTTCCACGCCCAGGCCCGCGTTTATTACGGTGTCGTGGTCCAAGTGTCCAATGACCCTGACTTCATTTCCGGCGTGACCACCGTTTTCAATAACGACATCAAGAATGTCACCGGCAAGGGTGCGGGCAAAGATCCCACCTATGTCGAAACCTATGAAGGCCGCCTCATCGATGCCAAAGGAGTGAAGGGTCGCTACGTCCGGCTTTACAGCCAGGGAAACACCGCCAACGCGATGAACCATTACATCGAGGTGGAAGTGTGGGGCACCCCGGCCAATTAG
- a CDS encoding TIGR03663 family protein yields the protein MDNTLNPTPPHSASRPAWRVGLSGFVFLFLALVLSAFSLRLLRIENRPFHTDEAVNAQLLEDLNREGVFHYRANDHHGPLLFYVTAPLLRIAGITRTDDMQAWMLRIVPVLAGTALVAAAALFRPWLGTPAALATAALLALAAPFVYYSGIFIHETLLVLLLLCWISMVWRWRQTGSVFTAALAGWITGLMLATKETAAPILILGGLALLPGTRLPPTTWFRGAAAALVLAFLTTLLLYSDFGRQPDQAFALLDAVTHQWGRATGTDHAHPWSTYLSWMFLPSPIGFPWSSWIMVAGLITAFPCLRHDPLPRALTLFALLLLLFFSTLPYKTPWLQLAFWLPALPVAALGWSLLLHRHPRVAWTAAALALVLMGLETSSRCLRFDADPRNPLAYSPSSPDLERLQRDLAVLAHKPTAPNGQTKPGEFIIQVIAPDYWPLPWTLRHHPNTGFWNTPPTTLLPGLVLAAPEFLGALDLVPPLTPYEIRPGLTLFLGRSPSSTSPPLP from the coding sequence ATGGATAATACTCTAAACCCCACTCCGCCCCATTCTGCCAGCCGTCCGGCATGGCGGGTAGGGCTGTCCGGTTTCGTATTTCTGTTCCTGGCCCTGGTCCTCTCTGCGTTTTCCCTGCGCCTCCTCCGGATCGAAAACCGTCCGTTCCACACCGACGAAGCGGTCAACGCACAGCTCCTGGAAGACCTCAACCGCGAGGGGGTGTTCCACTACCGCGCCAACGACCACCACGGCCCCCTGCTCTTTTACGTCACCGCCCCGCTCCTGCGCATTGCCGGAATCACCCGCACCGACGACATGCAGGCCTGGATGCTGCGGATTGTTCCCGTCCTCGCCGGGACCGCTTTGGTGGCGGCGGCGGCCTTGTTCAGGCCCTGGCTCGGAACCCCCGCCGCCCTGGCAACCGCCGCCCTCCTGGCCCTGGCCGCCCCCTTTGTTTATTACAGCGGAATCTTCATCCACGAAACCCTCTTGGTGCTTCTGCTCCTGTGTTGGATCTCTATGGTTTGGCGCTGGCGACAAACCGGTTCGGTCTTCACGGCCGCGCTCGCCGGATGGATCACCGGCCTGATGCTGGCCACCAAGGAAACCGCCGCCCCCATCCTCATCCTGGGTGGTCTGGCCCTGCTCCCGGGCACCCGCCTTCCACCGACGACCTGGTTCCGCGGGGCGGCCGCCGCGCTTGTGCTGGCTTTCCTCACCACCTTGCTTTTATACAGTGATTTTGGCCGTCAGCCGGACCAGGCCTTTGCCCTGCTGGATGCCGTGACCCACCAATGGGGCCGTGCCACCGGCACCGATCACGCCCACCCTTGGTCGACCTACCTTTCGTGGATGTTCCTGCCCTCCCCCATCGGCTTCCCATGGAGCAGTTGGATCATGGTCGCCGGCCTGATCACCGCCTTCCCGTGCCTCCGCCATGATCCCCTGCCCCGGGCACTGACCCTCTTCGCCCTTCTCCTCCTGTTGTTCTTTTCCACCCTTCCCTACAAGACACCCTGGCTGCAACTGGCCTTTTGGTTGCCAGCCTTGCCCGTGGCCGCACTCGGCTGGTCGCTCCTACTCCACCGCCACCCCCGCGTCGCTTGGACTGCCGCCGCCCTGGCCCTCGTGCTCATGGGACTGGAAACCTCCAGCCGCTGCCTTCGTTTCGACGCCGATCCACGCAACCCACTGGCCTACTCCCCCAGCAGCCCCGACTTGGAACGCCTGCAACGGGACCTGGCTGTCCTGGCCCACAAACCCACAGCACCCAACGGCCAAACCAAGCCCGGTGAATTCATCATCCAAGTCATCGCCCCCGACTACTGGCCCCTGCCCTGGACTTTGCGCCACCATCCAAATACCGGATTTTGGAACACCCCGCCCACAACCCTCCTGCCCGGCCTGGTCCTGGCGGCGCCGGAATTTCTGGGCGCCCTCGACCTCGTGCCTCCGCTGACCCCTTACGAGATCCGCCCCGGCCTGACCCTCTTCCTCGGACGCTCCCCTTCATCAACCTCTCCCCCGCTTCCATGA
- a CDS encoding FAD:protein FMN transferase, which produces MKDAPLVPTVVHRHEAMATWFEVRLATDDPAYAAAAAREVFRLVDRCESLLSRYREDSEICQIGRLSSGQSLRLSLETFACLRLALDLSQATHGAFDPALGAPEPDQPLPEQRGRIILDGATLTATLEGPPVHLDLGAIGKGHALDLGAAILREWEMDHALLVAGGSSLLALETPPGRAGWEIGLSHDSGILLNDAALGASGGAVQGPHILDPRTGQPAHRHHRTWAHAGSAAEADALSTAAMLLTEDALREITISHPAWSFAWLDREDQSKPESVGTFPLLPHA; this is translated from the coding sequence ATGAAGGACGCCCCCCTTGTCCCCACCGTGGTCCATCGCCACGAGGCCATGGCCACTTGGTTCGAAGTGCGCCTGGCCACAGACGACCCCGCCTACGCCGCCGCGGCCGCCCGCGAAGTTTTCCGGTTGGTCGACCGCTGTGAATCCCTGTTGAGCCGCTACCGAGAAGACAGCGAGATTTGCCAGATTGGGCGACTGTCCTCCGGGCAAAGTTTGCGTTTGTCCTTGGAAACCTTTGCCTGCCTGCGTTTGGCTCTGGATCTCAGCCAGGCCACCCACGGGGCTTTCGATCCCGCACTGGGTGCACCCGAACCGGACCAACCCCTGCCGGAGCAGCGTGGTCGTATCATACTGGACGGAGCCACCCTCACCGCCACCCTCGAGGGTCCCCCGGTTCATCTTGATCTAGGTGCCATTGGCAAGGGCCATGCCCTTGATCTCGGGGCGGCGATCCTACGGGAATGGGAAATGGACCACGCCCTGCTGGTGGCGGGAGGCAGCAGCCTTCTCGCCCTCGAAACCCCACCCGGGCGGGCGGGGTGGGAGATTGGCCTGAGCCATGATTCGGGCATTCTCTTGAACGATGCCGCCCTCGGAGCCTCGGGTGGAGCCGTGCAGGGCCCCCATATCCTTGATCCCCGCACCGGTCAACCGGCCCACCGGCACCATCGCACTTGGGCCCACGCCGGTTCGGCCGCAGAAGCCGACGCCCTTTCCACAGCGGCCATGTTGCTCACAGAAGATGCCCTGCGGGAGATCACAATCAGCCATCCCGCTTGGAGCTTTGCCTGGCTGGATCGGGAAGACCAGTCCAAACCGGAGAGTGTCGGTACCTTTCCGCTGTTACCCCATGCGTAA
- a CDS encoding DUF6807 family protein yields MNYQLHAAANHLEVTRDGQPVGLYHTGDPFKPHWHPLRSPAGHIVTLARPHDHLHHKGLMYVLRTSRYNFMEEANLRPGEEVGRQIHLRFEDVVSAGPAVSWTEHLEWRGGAGHEPVFREIRRQNISTAPSGGLLLAWHSSLTAVSDLSLIQSEWSRPNKDGVLINYHGLVIRLPREWCGTGNFGFAADGVPMPAADAFGTRVREATYYGAMDGPEELTFASVTLRQHQDHRLCLRDAPFAWMTMGPTNGGPLEIAAGHVFEERYEVEIRDGKPF; encoded by the coding sequence ATGAATTACCAACTCCACGCCGCTGCCAATCACTTGGAAGTCACCCGCGACGGCCAGCCCGTCGGCCTTTACCACACCGGCGACCCCTTCAAGCCGCATTGGCACCCGTTGCGTTCGCCCGCGGGCCACATCGTCACCCTGGCCCGGCCGCACGACCACCTCCACCACAAGGGCCTGATGTATGTGCTGCGCACCAGCCGCTACAATTTCATGGAGGAGGCGAATCTCCGACCCGGTGAGGAAGTCGGCCGCCAGATCCATCTGCGCTTCGAGGATGTGGTATCCGCCGGCCCGGCGGTTTCCTGGACCGAACATCTGGAATGGCGCGGCGGGGCCGGACACGAGCCGGTCTTCCGGGAAATCCGCCGCCAAAATATTTCCACCGCTCCCTCCGGCGGCCTTCTGCTGGCCTGGCACTCCAGCCTGACCGCGGTCTCCGACCTGAGCCTGATCCAAAGCGAATGGAGCCGCCCCAACAAGGACGGCGTCCTGATCAATTACCATGGCCTGGTCATCCGCCTGCCCCGCGAATGGTGTGGCACGGGGAACTTCGGCTTCGCCGCCGACGGGGTGCCAATGCCCGCCGCCGATGCCTTCGGCACCCGGGTCCGGGAGGCCACTTACTACGGCGCCATGGACGGCCCGGAGGAGCTGACCTTCGCCTCGGTCACCTTGCGCCAACATCAGGACCACCGACTCTGCCTGCGCGACGCCCCTTTTGCCTGGATGACGATGGGACCGACCAATGGCGGCCCGCTGGAGATCGCCGCCGGCCATGTGTTCGAGGAACGCTACGAAGTGGAAATCCGCGACGGCAAGCCGTTTTGA
- a CDS encoding glycoside hydrolase 43 family protein encodes MVTPGVPVSSVARAYPWIPDRGDGTYLNPLIHADYSDPDVIRVGDDFWMTSSSFTCTPGLPILHSKDLVNWRLVNHALRQVPHPSYEKVRPGCGVWAPAIRHHAGKFWIFFPMPDEGIYVTSADHPGGEWSEPWCLQEAKGWIDPCPFWDDDGQAYLLHAYANSRAGKKERIHIRPMSPDCTRLLGEGREVIHTPHHPYLEGPKMHKMGGRYLLMAPGGGVQNGWQVAFRSSSIWGPYEEKIVLETGVTAVNGPHQGALVDLPNGEWWFLHFQDCGPFGRIVHLQPVSWEDGWPKIGLDHDGNGIGEPVAVHRKPDLPPGPVVIPASSDDFSSKKLGLQWQWQANHRPEWVSPAARPGWLRLFAQEDDGDDIGRCPHFLGQKFPARSFAVETVLDLSGLTGDGVAGLAVVGGGGSAFIGLEQKAGARVFRMTADTRPLRTVDWGEPVVSLRMEVFPHALCRFSYAAGAGAWNPVLETYVTREGGWMGARVGLFCSRRKDSAPGGYADFGPFRFS; translated from the coding sequence ATGGTAACCCCGGGCGTTCCTGTTTCCTCCGTCGCCCGCGCTTATCCCTGGATTCCCGACCGGGGCGATGGCACCTACCTCAACCCCCTGATCCACGCCGACTACTCTGACCCGGACGTCATCCGCGTGGGTGACGACTTCTGGATGACGTCGTCGAGTTTCACCTGCACACCCGGCCTGCCCATCCTGCACTCCAAGGACCTGGTCAACTGGCGCCTGGTAAACCATGCCCTGCGACAGGTGCCGCATCCCAGTTATGAGAAGGTCAGGCCCGGCTGCGGGGTCTGGGCTCCTGCCATCCGCCATCACGCGGGCAAATTCTGGATCTTTTTCCCCATGCCCGATGAGGGCATCTACGTCACCAGCGCCGACCATCCCGGGGGAGAATGGAGCGAACCCTGGTGCCTGCAGGAAGCCAAGGGCTGGATCGATCCTTGTCCATTCTGGGACGACGATGGCCAAGCCTACCTGCTCCACGCCTACGCCAATTCCCGGGCGGGAAAAAAAGAACGCATCCACATCCGTCCGATGTCGCCCGACTGCACCCGGCTGCTGGGCGAGGGCCGCGAAGTCATCCACACCCCGCACCACCCCTATCTCGAGGGACCGAAGATGCACAAGATGGGCGGCAGGTATCTCCTCATGGCACCCGGTGGCGGGGTCCAGAATGGCTGGCAGGTGGCCTTTCGTTCCTCTTCGATCTGGGGCCCCTACGAGGAGAAAATCGTCCTGGAAACCGGCGTCACGGCAGTCAACGGCCCGCACCAAGGGGCCCTGGTGGATCTGCCCAACGGCGAGTGGTGGTTCCTTCATTTCCAGGACTGCGGGCCTTTTGGCCGCATCGTCCACCTCCAACCTGTCTCTTGGGAGGACGGATGGCCGAAGATCGGCCTCGACCACGATGGCAATGGCATCGGTGAGCCGGTGGCCGTCCATCGGAAGCCGGACCTGCCCCCGGGGCCGGTCGTCATCCCGGCCTCGTCGGATGACTTTTCTTCGAAGAAGTTAGGGTTGCAGTGGCAATGGCAGGCCAACCACCGGCCGGAATGGGTTTCGCCCGCGGCCCGGCCGGGTTGGCTGCGCCTTTTCGCCCAAGAAGATGACGGCGACGACATTGGTCGCTGTCCCCATTTTCTCGGGCAGAAATTCCCGGCCCGTTCGTTCGCGGTAGAAACCGTGCTCGATCTTTCCGGCCTGACCGGGGATGGGGTGGCCGGCCTGGCGGTGGTCGGGGGCGGGGGATCGGCCTTCATCGGCCTGGAACAGAAGGCGGGGGCGCGTGTCTTCCGCATGACCGCCGACACCCGGCCGCTCCGCACGGTGGATTGGGGGGAGCCCGTGGTCAGTCTGAGGATGGAAGTCTTCCCGCACGCGCTTTGCCGGTTCAGTTATGCCGCCGGGGCCGGAGCGTGGAATCCGGTGCTGGAGACCTACGTCACCCGCGAGGGCGGATGGATGGGGGCGAGGGTGGGCTTGTTTTGTTCCCGCCGGAAGGACAGCGCCCCCGGAGGCTATGCCGATTTCGGGCCGTTCCGTTTTTCCTGA
- a CDS encoding prepilin-type N-terminal cleavage/methylation domain-containing protein, protein MKSNLRSAIERGATISGFTLVELLVVIVVIGLLAGLALPALQKSLRAAANTNDLNNLKQIGQALANFEADKGRLPNNRYSSKNGEMLDDPSPTKGHADANFMEDVDRMMPPDGKFNTSSQYNWQRRSVWYSKTFAKMPAGKSYNSNTQYYWGTAWGMNQFLWANNVPGASPFYGSISKSPNRSKLVLVGEKNRNGGHDFIPRESAVFKDNIETSNRVSRDGKAYYLFADFHVESIAGDQSIPAHPEYDSYDSANRLYYRW, encoded by the coding sequence ATGAAAAGCAACCTGCGTAGTGCCATTGAACGAGGTGCGACAATTTCAGGTTTTACCTTGGTTGAACTTTTGGTGGTGATTGTGGTCATCGGCCTACTGGCCGGATTGGCCCTTCCTGCCCTGCAGAAGTCTCTCCGGGCGGCGGCCAATACCAATGATTTGAATAATTTGAAGCAAATCGGGCAGGCCCTCGCCAATTTTGAGGCAGATAAAGGAAGACTACCGAACAACCGCTATTCTTCCAAAAATGGTGAGATGCTAGACGATCCGTCTCCAACTAAAGGGCACGCGGACGCCAACTTTATGGAAGACGTGGACCGCATGATGCCGCCCGACGGCAAATTCAACACTTCATCGCAATACAACTGGCAACGACGTTCGGTCTGGTATTCGAAGACTTTTGCCAAAATGCCCGCAGGTAAGAGTTATAACTCCAATACTCAGTATTACTGGGGAACTGCTTGGGGAATGAACCAATTTTTGTGGGCAAACAATGTGCCTGGGGCAAGTCCGTTTTACGGCAGCATATCCAAGTCTCCCAATCGCAGTAAGCTAGTGCTCGTTGGTGAAAAAAACCGAAATGGTGGACATGATTTTATCCCGAGAGAATCTGCTGTCTTTAAGGATAATATAGAGACAAGCAATCGGGTTTCGCGCGATGGCAAGGCTTATTATCTCTTTGCAGATTTTCACGTTGAGTCGATAGCTGGTGATCAATCCATTCCGGCCCATCCGGAATATGATAGTTACGACTCTGCCAACCGTCTCTACTACCGATGGTAA